In Zea mays cultivar B73 chromosome 7, Zm-B73-REFERENCE-NAM-5.0, whole genome shotgun sequence, the following proteins share a genomic window:
- the LOC100286094 gene encoding F-box domain containing protein, whose amino-acid sequence MDCAKGRSMADLYDELMLEIFSRMPVKDLRHSTYVCKSWRNLITDPLNGKKLPQTLEGFFHGGVGGPRSYGHFTSLPGSGVPPVDPSFSFIKAMVPGVERMVLLDSCNGLLLFGCTREGKFGYIVSNPATKKLVTVPASSGSCPPPPLFAFEAEVDYDSGEKYAHTFLMFNPAVSSHFHLFQIWQDMTVEDVETVHSYSSETKAWSDRSSKWRRGEEGSEWGLWGECLIKFRMGRALINDLLHFVGFDSQKQEDVIVAVDGEGKTCRIIDWHGKDVRLIIFIGQSQDRLHCIGVNTKAGQDHIHITRMSIWVLEDYDTKAWILKHSVGSLQFFGLLGRLVHDFNIVAIHPDHNSIIIVQHWNQKLVSYNMDTQELRGLRTLENGCAYVAITPYVPCFLESSVLATKG is encoded by the coding sequence ATGGACTGCGCAAAGGGAAGGTCGATGGCGGACCTCTACGACGAGCTGATGTTGGAGATCTTCTCGCGCATGCCCGTCAAAGACCTCCGCCATTCCACTTACGTGTGCAAATCTTGGCGCAACCTCATCACCGACCCCCTCAACGGCAAGAAGCTGCCCCAGACCCTGGAAGGCTTCTTCCACGGCGGCGTCGGAGGGCCTCGCAGCTACGGCCATTTCACCAGCCTGCCGGGGAGCGGAGTGCCTCCGGTCGACCCTTCCTTCTCTTTTATCAAGGCAATGGTGCCTGGGGTCGAGCGCATGGTCCTCTTGGATTCTTGCAACGGGCTCCTGCTCTTTGGGTGCACGCGGGAGGGCAAGTTCGGGTACATCGTGTCAAACCCTGCGACCAAGAAATTGGTGACTGTGCCCGCCAGCTCCGGCTCTTGTCCGCCTCCACCTTTATTTGCATTTGAAGCGGAAGTCGATTATGATAGTGGGGAAAAATATGCACACACCTTTCTGATGTTTAACCCGGCTGTCTCCTCGCACTTCCACTTGTTCCAGATCTGGCAGGATATGACGGTGGAGGATGTGGAAacggtgcactcttactcgtctgaAACGAAGGCATGGAGTGACAGGTCAAGCAAGTGGCGGCGAGGTGAAGAGGGCAGTGAATGGGGGCTGTGGGGTGAATGCCTCATCAAATTCAGGATGGGCAGGGCTTTGATCAACGATCTGCTGCATTTTGTTGGCTTCGATTCTCAGAAACAAGAGGATGTGATAGTTGCAGTGGATGGGGAAGGGAAGACTTGTAGGATCATCGACTGGCATGGTAAGGATGTGAGATTAATCATTTTTATTGGTCAATCCCAAGACCGTCTGCACTGCATCGGTGTCAATACGAAAGCAGGTCAAGACCATATACACATCACGCGGATGTCAATCTGGGTTCTTGAGGACTATGATACAAAAGCATGGATCCTGAAGCACAGTGTGGGCTCTTTGCAGTTTTTTGGATTACTGGGTCGCCTGGTCCATGATTTCAATATTGTGGCCATTCATCCAGATCACAATTCTATCATCATTGTTCAGCACTGGAACCAGAAACTTGTATCATATAACATGGATACCCAGGAACTGCGTGGTCTCCGCACTCTTGAAAATGGCTGTGCCTATGTGGCTATTACCCCATACGTTCCCTGTTTCTTGGAGTCATCAGTTCTTGCCACCAAAGGTTGA